From the Anolis sagrei isolate rAnoSag1 chromosome 12, rAnoSag1.mat, whole genome shotgun sequence genome, one window contains:
- the LOC132764480 gene encoding proteoglycan 4-like — MDEGIPDPPLTSYDRYRASRQRMPYYRYYSKPLGPPLSPFVKKRLPKYGSQYIPFYGPRYFSSRNLPLYEKGLFSSKTLPLYQRGHYIPPYRPSGGAGYQPRGLNPHTDSHATKLPQRNLARNPTQPHVDMYQRHLLQSPYNGVIKDRRGTITKGSVPDAPRAPLPRVTKGPVLYSPKDLEPHLPKAPLPRMTKGPVLYSPRDLEPHLPKGPPPYIPKSPSKHSAKRIPPLVPTDSQLNVNKAPQHHTSKGMLSRATKGSRTIASKVPRFSLLNFSRSLRKKASRRNRVKTSQTSLVKGSQPSLTRDSRGSLAKSSQPNLVHTSTCPDLKKLSSNVKVSRTGKKYCSAAKWPF, encoded by the exons ATGGATGAAGGTATTCCTGATCCTCCTTTGACTTCCTATGACCG ATATCGTGCTTCCAGACAACGGATGCCATACTATAGATATTACTCTAAGCCACTCGGTCCTCCTCTATCTCCCTTTGTCAAGAAAAGGCTACCCAAATATGGGTCCCAATACATCCCATTCTATGGGCCACGGTATTTTTCATCCAGGAACCTTCCACTGTACGAGAAAGGCCTTTTTTCATCCAAGACCCTTCCGTTGTATCAGAGAGGCCATTATATTCCACCGTATCGTCCATCTGGAGGGGCTGGTTACCAACCACGGGGTCTAAACCCCCACACAGACTCACATGCAACTAAACTCCCACAAAGAAATCTTGCCAGAAACCCAACACAGCCACACGTAGACATGTATCAGCGGCATTTGCTCCAAAGTCCATATAACGGTGTGATCAAAGACCGCCGTGGAACCATCACAAAGGGTTCCGTTCCTGATGCACCTCGAGCTCCATTGCCTCGTGTGACCAAAGGTCCAGTGTTATATTCTCCCAAAGATTTGGAGCCACACTTGCCCAAAGCCCCTCTACCTCGTATGACCAAAGGTCCAGTACTGTATTCCCCCAGGGACTTGGAACCCCATCTCCCTAAAGGACCGCCACCCTATATTCCCAAAAGCCCATCAAAGCATTCAGCCAAGAGAATACCACCACTTGTGCCCACCGACTCACAACTCAATGTCAACAAGGCCCCGCAACATCACACATCAAAGGGCATGCTGTCACGTGCCACCAAAGGCTCACGTACGATTGCGAGCAAAGTCCCGCGATTCAGCCTACTGAACTTTTCCCGATCCTTACGGAAGAAAGCTTCTCGACGCAACCGTGTGAAAACCTCCCAAACCAGTTTGGTGAAGGGCTCGCAACCCTCTCTAACCAGGGACTCTCGGGGTTCCTTAGCAAAGAGCTCTCAACCCAACCTGGTCCATACCTCCACGTGCCCAGATCTCAAAAAACTTTCCAGTAATGTGAAGGTCTCCAGGACAGGGAAGAAATATTGCTCAGCAGCCAAGTGGCCTTTCTGA